The window TAAAAGTGTAATAGATGCGGCTCGCCAGATCGGCAATGCTCCTGTAGGGGCAGGTAGCGCATTTGTGTTATTCATTGCAGGTTTGTTAGGCTTACTGATGCCTGTTGGTTTTATCTTTGTTTCAGAATTATTCCAGACTAAACTCGAAAGCGATGATCAGCTGGAAAAATGGACCGACATCTCTTTGGTAGAACGTATTGCGCTGCTTAAATCAAAAGAATTAAATAACCGCTATACAGGAGAAAGCTATCTGGCACATGCATTCCGTTATGTTCGTCATCATATTGATTTTTTACGCCTGAATCAGCAGGTAAAAGTTGTTGGTATTTCATCAGCGAAGAGTGGTGAAGGAAAAACTTTTTGTGCGCTTAACCTGGCGATCACTTTTGCCCATGCAGGCCAAAAGACCTTATTGATTGATGCAGATCTTCATCATCCTGCCTTAGCATCTAAATTAAATATAGATACTACTTCCGGATTGGGAGAGTATTTAAGTAAGGAGCAGCAACCTGTTATTTCCAAAACGGATTACACAGGCCTAAGCTTTTTATGTGCTGGCAAACCACAGGAAAATGCATCGGATCTGCTGGCGCATCCACGCCTCGGAGCCTTAATGGCTACCTTGAGGGAGCAATATGATGTTATTATCCTGGATGCTCCCCCTGTAGGGATTGTTGCTGATTATCTGCAGTTGGGTAAACATACAGATTATACCTTTTTAGTGGTGCGGCAGGATTACACTCAGCGGGATGAGCTTCATCGCCTTACCAAACTGGTAAAAAGGCATTCAATTCATTGCGGAATCATTTATAATGGAGCCGCTGGTGTAGAGGAATACTCCGGATATTATAAGAAAAAAGTCTGAGCTGAATTTCATAAGATATGTTTACCAGAGTGTGTTAAGGGCTAAGCAAAGGATTGTATAACTGCTGCTGGTAAGCCTGTTGTTGCCATAACTACAATCAATCAGGTGGTTTTGGAATGTAATCTGTAAGGCTTAAGAAAAGTGTAGAATGAACTACAGAGCAATATTTATTGATAAAGCAGTTGCTTTAGGAAAAAAGAAGGGTTTCTTCATATACCTGCAGAATACTTTCTGGTTGATGTTTGAGAAGGTGTTTACGCTTTCAGTTGCATTTGTTGTAGGGATATATGTAGCCAGGTACTTCGGGCCTGAAAATTTGGGACTATTGGATTATGGCAGAAGCATTGCTATTTTTCTAACCACTTTTGCAACATTAAGTGTTGAGCAGTTTCTTGTAAAAAAATTAATAGAAGATAAGGCCAGGATTAACATGATTCTTGGCACCTTTTTCTTTTTAAGGGTTTTTGCTTCTTTATTTTCAATAGCAGCAGTATTTGTGCTCTTTTTCTTAGGAGCTTTTGATCAGGCAATCATATTTACTATTGTACTGATTATAACCTGCTCCTCGGTATTTACTTCTTTTGGTGTTTTACAGGGCTATTTTCAGAGTAACTTAAACTCCGGAAAAGTTGCCCTGGCCACAAGCTTACAAATTATCTGCTCTGCTTTTTTAAAGGTATATTTTATCATATATGAATTTAGCCTCGAGTATTTTGCCGCAGTTTATTTAATTGAAGGAATCGCTTTTGCTGTTGGTTTGATTTACTCTTACCAGCGAAATTCCCATAGTATCCTGAAATGGAAATTCGACTTTAAGTTAGCAAAAGAAATACTTTTAGAATGCTGGCCGATGATGATCTCCGGCCTGATCATAATTGTATATATGCGCATTGATCAGCTAATGATTAAATGGCTTTTGGATGCTCAGAGTGTAGGCTACTACTCATCTGCAGTTAAACTCTCTGAAATCTGGTTCTTTATTGGTCTGGTAATTTGCAATTCCTTTTTTCCGGCCTTAGTGAAGGCAAGAGTTAGTGACCCTGCACTCTATAAAAGGAGATTACAGTCCTTACTTAACCTTTTGGTAGTTATAGGACTGGTAATAACCATACCAATCAGCATATTCAGTTCTACAATCATAGAAATGCTTTATGGAATTAGATTTGCTCCGGCTAGTGGTGTACTGACCATACATGCCTGGAGCCTGGTGTTTATTTTTGTTGGCCAGGTAGGCAGCAGGTGGCTGATCAATGAGAATCTTCAAAAGATGAATTTGAACAGAACCTTTTGGGGAATGATGGTAAACATTATTTTGAATCTTATACTAATTCCAAAATATGGCATAAACGGAGCTGCTTTTGCTACATTGTTTTCCCAGTTCACTGCTTCGTATCTTAGCAATTCATTCTCAGAAAAATCTAAAGAATTGTTCTTAGCACAAACACGTGCTTTATTTCCCATTCATTTAGCTACAGGATTCTTTTCTCTCACAGAAAATAAAAAGTATGGCCGCTAATTTTGAAATTCCTGTTCTTTTGGTTGTTTTTAACAGGCCTGATACTGCTCTTCAGGTTATCCGAGCTATAAGAAAGGTAAAACCATCAAGATTATACATTGCTGCTGACGGGCCAAGAGTTCATAAAGCAGGCGAAGCAGAAATTTGTGAAGAAACCCGCCAAACAGTCCTGAATGAGATTGACTGGGATTGCCAGGTTTCAACACTGTTCCGGGAAACTAATATGGGTTGTGCCCTGGGTGTTTCCGGTGCTGTAACCTGGTTTTTTGAACACGAAGATATGGGTATCATCCTGGAAGATGATTGTTTGCCGAGCCAAAGTTTCTTTTTCTTTTGCGAAGAAATGCTGAAGTATCATTATCATGATGAGCGTATCATGCATATTTCAGGCTCTAACAGTCAGCTGGGACATAAGAGAGGCGATGCCACCTACTATTTTTCCAGATACGCTGAGGTCTGGGGCTGGGCTACCTGGAAGAGAGCCTGGAAACTTTTTGATTTTCAGATGAAAGATTATAATGACTTTATTGCCAATGGTTTTTTAAGAAACAACTTTTCGGGAGCAGTTGAAAAAAGGTGGAAAAAAAATCTTGATAAAGTATTAAGTGAAAACCCACCCAGTGTTTGGGGATATAGATGGTTGTATAGTACCTGGAAGGAAGGTGGCTTATCAATTACGCCCAATGCTTCTCTAATAAAAAATATTGGGTTTGATGAAAGGGCTGTTCATACTAAATCTTCAGATAATGTTTTTTCGAAAATAGAACTCGAGGAAATTTCAGAGATCGTTCATCCTAAAATTATGTTACCGCATTTGGAGGCTGATGCTTTTCTTACAGCTTTACGCATTCATCCGCCATTAATGACAAGGGCCAGGCTGAAAATGAAGCACCTGTTGAAGACCGCTTTGGCTATGTTCTAAAATAAATAGTAAGCGTTAATTCCCATACCAGATACCTGGTAGCATTGGCTGCAATCTGTCAGTCTATGCAGATCCTATATTAATAATTTGGCCGGAAACCTCTTATGAGGAGCAGGTAGTTGTACTGGCAGCCATTTCCGGAATAAAGCCGCTCCAAAATCCAATATTGTATTTATTCCACGCATGGCAGCCAAAAGGCAGCTCATTTTCATTGAGCTCATATAATAAGCCGGGATGCAGCTCAAAGGAGAATTTTGATGCCTCTAGTGGAGGTGGGACGGATAGCACCTTTCGCTCCTTGGAAAAGATCATAGTTAATACAAAATCTTCATGATGTTTGTAAAAAATAGCCATAGGTGTTTTCCGAAAGCCAGATGGTAATCCCTGGATGAGATAATCGTACGTTAGCTGAACCTTGCTCTTGACACTTAGGTGTTTAGTTGTTAATATATCATACAGGTTAAAGTACTTTTGCCATGTGTGCAAAAGCTCCATCATTGCAGATACTTTTCTTAAGGAGAACCCGCCATTCATACCTTCGGAGAATTGGTATCTGTCTTCTTCTTTACTATCAATAAAACCTGGTGCTCCTATAAAATCATATCCTTTAGAACACCAGTAGGACAATTCATCTTTGAATACATACGCATCGAGCTGATATATTAATATGTATTCAAAATTGATATATTTTTTAGTAAATTCTATTGATAACATAAGGCGGTTATACCCGGAAATACCTTTGAAATAAGATTTATCAAAGTAGTCTACTGCTGGAGTACCAGTTGACTGGCAAAGGTC of the Flammeovirgaceae bacterium 311 genome contains:
- a CDS encoding polysaccharide biosynthesis protein (COG2244 Membrane protein involved in the export of O-antigen and teichoic acid), whose protein sequence is MNYRAIFIDKAVALGKKKGFFIYLQNTFWLMFEKVFTLSVAFVVGIYVARYFGPENLGLLDYGRSIAIFLTTFATLSVEQFLVKKLIEDKARINMILGTFFFLRVFASLFSIAAVFVLFFLGAFDQAIIFTIVLIITCSSVFTSFGVLQGYFQSNLNSGKVALATSLQIICSAFLKVYFIIYEFSLEYFAAVYLIEGIAFAVGLIYSYQRNSHSILKWKFDFKLAKEILLECWPMMISGLIIIVYMRIDQLMIKWLLDAQSVGYYSSAVKLSEIWFFIGLVICNSFFPALVKARVSDPALYKRRLQSLLNLLVVIGLVITIPISIFSSTIIEMLYGIRFAPASGVLTIHAWSLVFIFVGQVGSRWLINENLQKMNLNRTFWGMMVNIILNLILIPKYGINGAAFATLFSQFTASYLSNSFSEKSKELFLAQTRALFPIHLATGFFSLTENKKYGR